From Marinifilum sp. JC120:
TACCTTGGCAGGCAGACGGTATTCTGGAATAACTCCCTTCATCATACCACCGGTCTGCTCGCGCTTTTCAAAGATGACAGGTTCGTGACCGATGCGGCGCAGGAAGTAAGCTGCGGAAAGACCTGCGGGACCGGCACCGATGATAGCCACTTTGTGACCGGAAGGCGGGTTGCAGTTCAAGTTTACGCGGTTGCCGGAATTCATTTCCCAGTCAGCTACGAAACGATGCAGAGTGTGAATAGCCACACCATCGTCAGCGATATTACGACGGCAGATGGTTTCGCAAGGTGCGGGACAAAGACGGCCCACAGCCAGCGGAAGCGGGTTGCGTTCTTTCATGGTCAGCAACGCGCCACGCATATCGCCGTTTTTCATCTGGTTAATATAGGTACGAACGTCAATCTGAGCCGGGCATTTCTGCATGCAGGGAGCCAGACAATCGTCGATCTTGTTGAGATGGAGCAGGTCCATGGTCATGCCGCTGACACGGATGGCTCCGGTGGGGCAGACTTCAGCGCACTTACCGCAGGAAACGCAGGCGTTCATGTCTACAACAGGCACGCCCTCTTCGTTGAGGCGGATGGCGTCAAAGCCGCAGACCTTTACGCAGGACGCAAGACCGAGACAACCGAGGCCGCAGGATTTTTCTCCGCCGTAAAGCAAAGCTTCAGCGCGACAATCTTCAACACCTTCGTACTCGAAGAGCAAATTTGCACGGGAACCGCCGGTGCAGATATTGTTGGCAATCTTGGGTTCCTTGAAGGAAGCTTCAAGCCCCATGATAGACGCAATGTTTTCGGCAATCTCAGGACCACCGGCAACGCAGATTTCAGGAGCGGCTTCGCCCTTTACAATCGCGCCCGCAGCAGCGGAACAACCGGGGTATCCGCAACCACCGCAGTTAGCACCGGGAAAACACCCTTCGACTTCAGCAATGCGGGGGTCTTCCTCCACATGCAAAACTTTGGATGCGGCAGCCAATATGGCCGCGGCGGTTAGACCGAGTAGGAATAGGACCAATATAGAAGAAGTAACCATAACTAAATATTCTCCTTGCTTACCCTGTTAAGCAGCCATGCCCTGAAAGGCATAAAAGGCCAGAGACATGATCCCCGCCATGATCAAGGCGATGGGTACGCCTCTGAAAACATGGGGAACCGGAGCAATGTCCAGACGTTCACGAATGGACGAAATGATAACCAGCGCAATGAGGAATCCGATACCGGAAGCCAGCCCATACATCATGGACTTGATGAAAGAATATTCATTACGCTGAACCATAATCGCCACACCGAGCACCGCACAGTTGGTGGTGATCAACGGAAGGAAGAGTCCCAGAGACTTGTACAGAGGCGGGATAACCTTTTTAAGGAACATCTCAACAAACTGTACCAGCGACGCAATGACCAAAATAAAAACGATGGTCTGGAGGTACTCGATGCCGCAAGGGATGAGTATATACTGGTGCAGAGGCCAGGTAATGGCGGTTGCCATCAGGGTAACAAATATAACCGCTCCACCCATTCCGAGAGCAACATCGCTGGACTTGGAGGTTCCCATGAAGGGACATGCACCAAGATACTGAACAAGTACGATGTTGTTGATGAAAATGGCGGAGATAAAAAGCAGGAAGTATTCCATTTTACCACTCTCCCCTATTTATCCTTGAGGTTTTCGATTCCGCCACAAGCACCGCAGGAGGCGCAGGAGGAATTCATTACATCGGGCGGGGTCTCACCACGCTTGCGGCTCTGGTACCTGTTGAAGGCATTCATACCGGCAAGGATGACACCGAGGCCGACAAAAGCACCGGGAGCCATAACCATGAAACCTGCGGGATTAAAGGAATCCCACATGACCGGAATACCGAACACGGTTCCGACACCAAGAATTTCACGGAGAGCACCGAGGAAAGTCAGGGAGGCGGCAAAACCGATTCCCATACCAAGAGCGTCGGCAATGGAGAGGATCACTCCGTTCTTGGAAGCAAAAGCTTCGGCTCGACCGAGGATCAGGCAGTTAACAACAATAAGCGGAACAAAAATGCCCAGCTTCTGGTAAAGCGGATATGCGTAAGCCTGCATAAGCAGCTCAACCGTAACAACCAGCGATGCGGTGATAACGATGAAACAGGCGATACGAACTTTCGCAGGAATTATTTTTCTGATGCTGGAAATGATCAGGTTAGACATGGTCAGTACAAAGATTACCGCCATTCCCATGCCGAGACCGTTCTCCGCAGAGGAAGTAACAGCCAATACGGGACAGAGTCCCAACAGAACCCTGAACGGAGGAAGCTCGTCCCAGAGTCCTTTTGCAAATTCTTTTACTAAACGGCTCATGGTTTCTCCTTAAGAGTTCTTCCAGATATTGGTTATCTCGGGCTTGATGGACTGGTAAACCTCGATGGCCTTACGCACAGCGTCAACAGTACCCACAGAAGAGTAAGTTGCCCCGGCGATAGAATCGATGTCTCCGCCCTTTGCAGAAA
This genomic window contains:
- a CDS encoding electron transport complex protein RnfA → MEYFLLFISAIFINNIVLVQYLGACPFMGTSKSSDVALGMGGAVIFVTLMATAITWPLHQYILIPCGIEYLQTIVFILVIASLVQFVEMFLKKVIPPLYKSLGLFLPLITTNCAVLGVAIMVQRNEYSFIKSMMYGLASGIGFLIALVIISSIRERLDIAPVPHVFRGVPIALIMAGIMSLAFYAFQGMAA
- a CDS encoding electron transport complex subunit E, with amino-acid sequence MSRLVKEFAKGLWDELPPFRVLLGLCPVLAVTSSAENGLGMGMAVIFVLTMSNLIISSIRKIIPAKVRIACFIVITASLVVTVELLMQAYAYPLYQKLGIFVPLIVVNCLILGRAEAFASKNGVILSIADALGMGIGFAASLTFLGALREILGVGTVFGIPVMWDSFNPAGFMVMAPGAFVGLGVILAGMNAFNRYQSRKRGETPPDVMNSSCASCGACGGIENLKDK